The Equus caballus isolate H_3958 breed thoroughbred chromosome 12, TB-T2T, whole genome shotgun sequence genome contains a region encoding:
- the OR4A47D gene encoding olfactory receptor family 4 subfamily A member 47D produces MEPRNNATYFVLLGLTQNPKEQKVLFVMFLLFYILTVVGNMLIVVTVSFSKTLNSPMYFFLASLSIMDAIYSSSITHRLISDLFFGESTISFQSCMIQLFTEHFSSGSGVFILLVMAYDRYVAICKPLHYLVIMRRWVCIVLLVVCWVGGFLHSIIQLSTIYGLPFCGPNVIDHFFCDMYPLLKLICADTYVIGVLVVANGGLICTIVFLLLLISYGVILHSLKNLSHKGRQKALQTCGSHITVVVFFFVPCIFTYVRPAKTFPIDKPLSVFYTVVTPMLNPLIYTLRNSEMTNAMKQFWTKKGHIL; encoded by the coding sequence ATGGAACCAAGGAACAATGCGACTTACTTTGTCCTCTTGGGACTCACACAGAATCCAAAGGAGCAGAAAGTCCTTTTTGTTATGTTCTTGCTCTTTTACATTTTGACTGTGGTGGGCAACATGCTCATTGTTGTGACTGTAAGTTTCAGTAAGACTCTGAACTCCCCAATGTACTTTTTTCTTGCCAGCCTATCAATTATGGATGCTATTTATTCCTCTTCCATTACCCACAGATTGATTTCAGACTTGTTCTTTGGGGAAAGTACCATATCCTTCCAATCTTGTATGATCCAGCTCTTTACAGAACATTTTTCTAGTGGATCAGGGGTGTTTATTCTGTtggtgatggcctatgaccgctatgtggccatctgtaagccttTGCATTATTTGGTTATCATGAGGCGATGGGTTTGCATCGTGCTGCTGGTAGTCTGTTGGGTTGGAGGTTTTCTGCACTCAATAATTCAACTTAGCACTATTTATGGGCTCCCATTCTGTGGCCCTAATGTCATTGATCATTTTTTCTGTGACATGTACCCCTTATTGAAACTCATCTGTGCTGACACCTACGTCATTGGTGTCTTAGTGGTGGCCAATGGAGGACTAATCTGCACTATTGTGTTTCTCCTGTTACTCATCTCCTATGGTGTCATCTTGCACTCTCTAAAGAACCTTAGTCACAAAGGGAGGCAGAAAGCCCTCCAGACCTGTGGTTCCCACATCACTGTGGTcgtctttttctttgttccctgTATTTTCACATATGTGAGACCTGCTAAAACCTTCCCCATTGACAAACCATTGAGTGTGTTTTATACAGTCGTAACCCCGATGCTGAACCCACTAATCTACACTCTGAGAAATTCAGAGATGACAAATGCTATGAAGCAGTTCTGGACAAAGAAAGGTCATATCTTGTAG